One region of Wyeomyia smithii strain HCP4-BCI-WySm-NY-G18 chromosome 3, ASM2978416v1, whole genome shotgun sequence genomic DNA includes:
- the LOC129727442 gene encoding uncharacterized protein LOC129727442, whose translation MAASVYATPPPDFSGEEATLSDTSNSSQTNSSNNSTMKASKRSLSTTFLSSPQAINAQLSSDSLPDLSKKRRKQSMPSRISANGQEGGELVTPAVQEEKDESDKADSNAIETIASAFAEQQNNFQKIFLSNLSQLQKQHLLQQQLVDQPENADSSGELLLNGSSSIISLKNQENLLGIPSTLNDLAPEKVQQVETNQSDSTDDLGKINGDEQTSFDRNENEIKDNRCEDLVEPLEGLRDTSMKPTKDDQPEESKSRELIFKKEPLQDAEWDGEIRNSSLPNVAKPEDWLSLQGLSFPFSPEAAAALSASGYLPQVPLLGMPSISSFGANDNANRPNVPPLRIFNPEAYCGLCNKEFCNKYFLKTHKANKHGIYEPQSGSNDSLPSIGPFNPLHQLSQVFHLQQQQAVLQEQQEKTSHSSQNQTQDQVPTQQTQIRQNASPKLPINSIQPTVFCDVCFKKFSSLSAMRKHRSKAHDMSTAAQQPQQQTQQQLQHQQVSEHRSESELPNMSSLRFPEGFREDYSIEQEDASFTPQPRKLSPVSILAAREANFSVDKLKRLGVINPEAFCEICCKEYCNKYFLRTHKLKRHGIFLPPEEIKEERSPWNFVQTSPLNLIVGNNEIPVFPPPLKKLTGDTDSDLSKSDFLKRTDLNETNEEAQNNEEDSNEKQATSNAEQEAEAISVDLQKLQSMIMQLNDLNNQRKISCGVCGKEIENQYLLHAHMIQEHNNMNENNNGVKSPSALALMPSSPNEFEVCKQCDKEFSNAFMLKQHLIEVHGAQNGSPKRDGFVTPDRPTTTPTLSMPPGPSYMERKPTFSMTPTSSYCEICNKELCNKYFMKTHMQRMHGIEIENGAQIGGVVCNICNKELCSKYFLRVHKHNTHGIVEEGAPLPQPRNNGESPAAESTEPPFSTDGVLKPGEISDVSNRYYSHFTEVCPLCSRRFRSAKWLRAHLLSDHGKLGVDKLREIEHKLGSGSKSNSPSLKIPNGSLQVNSVESKFNPKTGFGFNSPDAKFLMKNPFSGLFGTDHPNSNVGPKNYQCSYCPFATPLLPLLFIHERTHTSLSIVQQQLFQEDEKQDNPISPMSPLIIKSESAVSLAKEASRFSIPTSIPSTETPSLTPASTPVPSISQEPINLEQSPRSHHIASPVQQQPDREPSPLALAPPPPSESPKFSAPKPEPSGILSEMANLTQRPAMYALPQQTGPLLMQSFLMEESSDAVTSKTVDDQPSGNRFVPAVVFLPVKERILSPMTISFTLSPA comes from the coding sequence ATGGCAGCTTCGGTTTACGCTACTCCACCACCGGATTTCAGCGGCGAAGAAGCTACGCTGAGTGACACATCCAACTCATCACAAACCAACAGTTCAAATAATTCTACGATGAAAGCCTCGAAAAGGTCACTATCGACTACCTTCCTGAGTTCGCCGCAGGCTATAAACGCCCAGCTAAGTTCTGACAGCCTACCGGACTTATCGAAAAAACGACGCAAGCAGTCTATGCCCAGTCGTATCTCCGCAAATGGACAGGAAGGTGGCGAATTAGTTACACCAGCCGTTCAAGAAGAAAAGGATGAAAGTGACAAAGCGGATTCAAATGCAATTGAAACAATTGCCAGCGCATTTGCAGAGCAGCAGAACAACTTCCAGAAAATATTCCTATCGAATCTTAGTCAATTACAGAAACAGCATCTACTGCAGCAACAGTTGGTGGACCAACCAGAAAATGCCGACAGCAGTGGCGAGTTGCTACTGAACGGAAGTAGCTCCATAATTTCTCTTAAAAATCAAGAGAATTTACTAGGCATACCTTCGACATTAAATGATCTTGCGCCGGAAAAGGTCCAACAAGTAGAAACTAATCAATCGGACAGCACTGATGATCTCGGTAAAATAAATGGTGACGAACAAACAAGTTTCGATAGAAACGAAAATGAAATCAAAGATAATCGATGCGAAGATCTTGTCGAACCCTTAGAGGGTTTGAGGGACACATCAATGAAACCTACTAAAGATGATCAACCGGAAGAATCTAAGTCACGCGAATTGATTTTTAAAAAGGAACCATTGCAAGATGCTGAATGGGATGGAGAAATTCGCAATTCGTCGTTACCTAACGTCGCGAAACCCGAGGATTGGCTCTCATTACAAGGACTATCGTTTCCTTTCTCACCGGAGGCAGCTGCAGCTCTGTCTGCTTCGGGATATCTACCTCAGGTCCCTCTTCTGGGTATGCCATCCATATCATCTTTTGGTGCGAATGATAACGCAAATCGTCCGAATGTTCCTCCGTTAAGAATATTCAACCCGGAAGCGTACTGTGGTCTTTGCAATAAAGAATTTTGCAATAAATATTTTCTGAAAACGCACAAAGCGAACAAACACGGAATTTATGAACCACAGAGTGGCAGCAATGATTCCCTACCAAGTATCGGGCCGTTCAATCCTCTGCACCAGTTGTCACAAGTATTTCATTTGCAACAACAGCAAGCCGTTCTTCAAGAGCAGCAAGAGAAAACTAGTCACTCGAGCCAGAATCAAACTCAGGACCAAGTACCAACACAGCAGACTCAAATCCGACAAAATGCCTCCCCGAAACTGCCAATTAATTCGATTCAACCGACAGTATTTTGTGACGTCTGTTTCAAAAAGTTTAGCAGCCTCAGCGCAATGCGTAAGCATCGTAGTAAAGCGCACGATATGTCCACTGCCGCTCAACAACCCCAACAGCAAACGCAGCAACAGTTGCAACATCAACAGGTATCTGAACACAGATCAGAGTCAGAGTTGCCGAATATGTCTTCACTCCGGTTCCCTGAAGGATTTCGTGAGGACTATTCGATTGAGCAGGAGGATGCATCATTTACCCCACAACCACGAAAACTATCACCAGTGTCGATTTTGGCTGCACGAGAGGCCAATTTTTCTGTAGACAAGCTGAAGCGACTTGGAGTGATCAATCCGGAAGCATTTTGTGAAATTTGTTGCAAGGAATATTGTAACAAGTACTTTCTCCGCACTCATAAGCTGAAACGACATGGTATCTTTTTGCCACCGGAAGAGATCAAAGAAGAACGGAGTCCTTGGAATTTTGTACAAACTAGTCCACTGAATCTAATTGTTGGTAATAatgaaataccggtatttccaCCACCATTGAAAAAGTTAACTGGCGACACAGATAGTGATTTATCAAAGTCTGATTTTCTGAAGAGAACAGACCTCAATGAAACTAACGAGGAAGCTCAGAACAACGAGGAGGACTCAAATGAGAAGCAAGCAACATCCAATGCAGAGCAAGAAGCTGAAGCCATAAGcgtagatttacaaaaactgcaATCAATGATAATGCAACTGAATGATTTGAACAACCAACGAAAAATATCGTGCGGTGTGTGCGGAAAAGAGATCGAAAATCAATATTTATTGCATGCCCACATGATACAAGAGCATAACAATATGAATGAGAATAACAATGGAGTAAAATCTCCTTCCGCTTTGGCCCTCATGCCATCATCACCCAATGAATTTGAAGTATGCAAGCAGTGTGATAAAgagttttcgaatgcatttatgTTGAAGCAACACTTAATTGAGGTTCATGGAGCACAAAATGGAAGTCCGAAGCGGGATGGGTTTGTTACTCCAGACCGTCCTACCACAACTCCTACTTTGAGCATGCCGCCTGGGCCCAGTTACATGGAAAGAAAGCCTACTTTTTCTATGACCCCCACAAGTAGCTACTGCGAGATTTGCAATAAAGAGCTATGCaataaatattttatgaaaACACATATGCAAAGGATGCATGGTATAGAAATAGAGAATGGCGCTCAAATTGGCGGAGTAGTGTGCAATATCTGCAACAAAGAACTGTGCAGTAAGTATTTTTTGCGAGTTCACAAACATAACACACATGGTATAGTCGAAGAAGGAGCGCCATTACCACAGCCAAGAAACAATGGTGAATCACCGGCCGCGGAGAGTACAGAACCACCATTTTCTACTGATGGCGTACTAAAACCGGGTGAAATATCGGATGTAAGCAATCGATACTACTCCCACTTTACGGAGGTTTGTCCTCTTTGTAGTCGTCGATTTCGGAGCGCTAAATGGCTACGAGCTCATCTGCTAAGTGATCACGGTAAATTGGGCGTCGATAAGCTACGCGAAATCGAGCACAAGCTGGGGAGCGGAAGTAAGTCAAACAGTCCTTCGCTTAAAATACCTAATGGAAGCCTGCAGGTGAACAGTGTAGAATCAAAGTTCAATCCAAAGACTGGGTTTGGATTCAATTCACCAGACGCAAAGTTCCTCATGAAAAATCCTTTCTCAGGACTTTTCGGAACAGATCATCCAAATTCCAACGTTGGGCCTAAAAATTACCAGTGCTCGTACTGCCCATTCGCCACACCATTGCTTCCTTTACTATTCATACATGAAAGAACACATACCAGCTTGAGTATTGTTCAACAGCAGCTCTTTCAAGAGGATGAAAAGCAGGATAACCCAATATCTCCAATGTCACCTCTGATCATCAAATCTGAATCTGCTGTTTCGCTCGCGAAAGAAGCAAGTCGATTCTCTATTCCAACATCGATTCCATCTACGGAAACACCATCTTTAACGCCGGCATCGACTCCAGTTCCGTCGATATCTCAAGAACCGATTAACTTGGAACAATCTCCTCGTTCGCACCATATCGCATCCCCTGTACAGCAGCAGCCT